The following coding sequences are from one Sesamum indicum cultivar Zhongzhi No. 13 linkage group LG11, S_indicum_v1.0, whole genome shotgun sequence window:
- the LOC105174204 gene encoding protein CHROMOSOME TRANSMISSION FIDELITY 7, translated as MQSKISAFFKPSPSSRQEPPHPSPFSCNLFTADSEKSTEDPEITFTYKRKSSNPECEIDGGSNGKASKKCDCEDKKTKSEQAKCSKVLNKKRNYAQLHLEVGQSNFLLHTCTTCGFKYAPGDEVDEKVHKTFHKNYTHGIPFKGWRSERIIDSVEKGRIILVQDGDPPTQQNKVQEVLQMMEMELGDGWILNKHCKVYLFISSGRISGCLVAEPIKKAYRILLNSVGQICDVSAKEEKRRKSATLQFGGVSLQREIIRREFVKSHEEGSHDGVILCEDKAVPAVCGIRAIWVTPSNRRKHMASNLLDAARKSFCTGLILDHTELAFSQPTSLGKALFSSYTRTSSFLVYTTANMD; from the exons ATGCAGTCGAAGATTAGCGCCTTCTTCAAGCCCTCTCCTTCTTCCCGTCAGGAACCTCCCCATCCGTCTCCATTTTCGTGCAATTTATTTACTGCTGATTCTGAAAAGTCCACTGAAGACCCAGAAATCACCTTCACCTACAAACGCAAGAGTTCTAACCCAGAATG TGAGATTGATGGTGGATCAAATGGCAAAGCATCAAAGAAATGTGATTGTGAGGACAAAAAAACCAAATCGGAGCAAGCCAAGTGTAGCAAAGTTCtgaataagaaaagaaattatgccCAGTTGCATTTGGAGGTTGGTCAGTCTAATTTTCTACTGCATACATGCACAACATGTGGGTTCAAGTATGCTCCTGGCGATGAAGTTGATGAAAAGGTTCATAAGACATTTCACAAGAACTACACCCATGGGATACCTTTTAAG GGTTGGAGGAGCGAGAGGATTATAGATTCCGTGGAAAAGGGGCGCATTATTTTAGTACAAGATGGTGATCCTCCTACTCAGCAAAATAAG GTTCAGGAGGTTTTGCAAATGATGGAAATGGAGCTTGGAGATGGATGGATACTTAATAAGCACTGTAAG GTATATCTGTTTATTTCATCAGGAAGAATATCTGGATGTCTAGTTGCAGAACCAATAAAAAAGGCCTACAGGATACTCCTAAACTCAGTGGGCCAAATATGTGATGTGTCtgcaaaggaagaaaaaaggaggaaaTCAGCAACTCTTCAATTTGGTGGTGTTAGTCTCCAGAGGGAAATCATAAGAAGGGAATTCGTCAAAAGTCATGAAGAAGGAAGCCATGATGGAGTGATTTTGTGTGAGGACAAGGCTGTGCCAGCTGTTTGTGGCATTAGAGCCATTTGGGTAACTCCCTCTAATAGGAGGAAGCACATGGCGAGTAATCTACTTGATGCGGCAAG GAAGAGTTTCTGCACAGGCTTGATTCTAGATCATACAGAGTTGGCATTTTCTCAACCCACCTCACTTGGAAAGGCTTTGTTTTCCAGTTATACAAGGACAAGTTCTTTTTTGGTCTATACAACAGCTAATATGGACTAG
- the LOC105173986 gene encoding uncharacterized protein LOC105173986 isoform X1 encodes MVKPKSQSKKPQKRGVDFKKIRRKIGRKLPPPKNATNTEIKSKAIVLPEQSIASEKAGLAVSKKGLTLKELLQQTSHHNIHVRKDALLGIRDILLKHPAELKLHKLAIIEKLRERIGDDDKLVRELLYQLFKSVIFPGCAKDNQGPLVSLMMAYIFSAMTHLAIDVRLMAFKFFDLVVQFYPPSFSLYAEKILQNYEDMLRKNKFLEEKSKLKSTLAGLIRCLSLLPSNEREDHSAVKNDIPTPDVLHAFEPEVAREPIGLTDISKKLKDLLPILVGCFQDFMPLVDSTPQPDLQSCDCMQFILQSIDLIVGFLVSGTYGSEPDPQVLPPCQKPDITTYDQFLSPMLLKKLWDVFPLHLVHLSGKDEDRIFMLNTVIAKIFLQLRNWDCSSFALLEKFLEFVEGSLSIKIQSGKVFHEKHLLPVIPYIPKLTMQISGDWRSRILQAFTVVFKNCTPDSSMKLACLSAIEEMLAPERSWLYLHPSDPALVEYQIAWIQDLPLLLLLLDDKNPLCSKAVLRLLLLVGQATPADSPLSQEFDTLQCSFGGFFSRQNENGICYGPFVRLAADIQELAICCLYYFSFMDSQFLQSLISCCLCDDLEPYLVLRILEVLHSAFRAGHIQFPDYTSFHVTLLSRFHVYPENIGPAVKDDGKSNQKTFKYVTSIVCSFLSQIGDDSLVFQMLEKMIVDQICGETLMDNKCALLRLLITLDSRPTRLTDQSIVKISHVLPQYLTDIVSNVREGDHEEKRRRYYLLPSFYLFQRSKRLLNLVLNVMGSWVSKVSSSLGTHHHYPSVDRSTMVCSICSVLLHMYKDVKIQQILLTCEIEIGTMLQNLLSLLSSEGTNLTLEERHKIQTAYDRLRAITNNDVVGHP; translated from the exons ATGGTGAAACCTAAATCCCAATCCAAAAAGCCCCAGAAACGCGGGGTGGACTTCAAA AAAATTAGGCGGAAAATCGGCAGGAAATTGCCGCCCCCAAAGAATGCAACAAACACTGAAATAAAATCGAAAGCGATTGTTCTTCCAGAGCAAAGTATAGCGTCTGAAAAAGCTGGTTTAGCAGTAAGCAAAAAGGGATTGACACTCAAGGAGCTTCTTCAGCAGACAAGCCATCACAATATACATGTCCGAAAAG ATGCGCTGCTAGGTATCAGAGATATATTGCTTAAGCATCCAGCTGAGCTGAAGTTGCATAAACTTGCTATTATAGAGAAACTGCGTGAGCGAATTGGTGATGATGACAAGTTGGTTCGTGAGCTGCTGTATCAACTGTTCAAGTCAGTAATTTTCCCTGGCTGCGCAAAG GATAACCAAGGACCATTAGTTTCCCTGATGATGGCATATATTTTTAGTGCTATGACCCATTTAGCAATTGATGTGCGTTTGATGGCTTTCAAATTTTTCGACCTTGTTGTCCAGTTTTACCCCCCTTCATTTTCCTTGTATGCTGAAAAG ATTCTCCAAAACTATGAAGACATGTTACGGAAGAACAAATTTTTAGAGGAGAAGAGCAAATTAAAGAGCACTCTAGCTGGATTGATTCGTTGCTTATCACTGTTGCCATCTAATGAGAGAGAAGATCACTCGGCAGTTAAAAAT GATATTCCAACTCCTGACGTTCTTCATGCTTTTGAGCCTGAGGTTGCTAGAGAACCTATTG GGCTTACTGACATTTCCAAGAAATTGAAGGATCTTTTGCCCATTCTTGTCGGTTGCTTCCAGGATTTCATGCCATTGGTTGACAGTACCCCCCAACCGGATCTGCAATCATGTGATTGTATGCAATTTATTCTTCAGAGCATAGATCTCATAGTTGGGTTTTTGGTTAGCGGGACTTATGGAAGTGAACCAGATCCACAAGTTCTTCCACCTTGTCAGAAGCCTGATATTACCACATATGATCAATTTCTATCACCAATGTTGTTAAAGAAATTATGGGATGTTTTTCCCCTCCACCTGGTTCATCTCTCTGGGAAG GATGAAGATCGAATCTTCATGCTAAATACTGTAAttgccaaaatatttttgcagttGAGGAACTGGGACTGCTCTTCCTTTGCTTTGTTGGAAAAGTTCCTGGAATTCGTTGAAGGTTCACTGTCTATAAAG ATACAATCGGGTAAAGTGTTTCATGAAAAACATTTGCTTCCAGTCATACCATACATTCCAAAATTAACAATGCAAATTAGTGGTGACTGGAGGTCTCGTATTCTTCAG GCTTTCACTGTGGTCTTCAAGAACTGTACTCCAGACTCTTCAATGAAATTAGCTTGCCTTTCTGCAATTGAAGAAATGCTTGCTCCT GAAAGGAGCTGGCTTTATCTCCATCCAAGTGATCCTGCATTAGTAGAATATCAGATTGCTTGGATACAGGATCTTCCTTTATTGCTGTTATTGTTGGACGACAAAAACCCATTATGTTCCAAG GCTGTGTTGCGCCTTCTACTTCTTGTGGGACAAGCTACTCCAGCTGACTCTCCATTATCTCAGGAATTTGATACTTTGCAGTGCAGTTTTGGAGGTTTTTTTAGCAGACAAAATGAGAATG GCATATGCTATGGTCCATTCGTGAGGCTCGCAGCAGATATTCAGGAGCTTGCCATCTGTTGCCTTtattatttctctttcatGGACTCCCAGTTTCTGCAGTCACTAATCTCATGTTGCTTAT GTGATGATCTCGAGCCATATTTGGTTCTCCGTATCTTAGAAGTTCTGCACTCCGCCTTTAGAGCTGGACATATCCAATTTCCAGATTACACAAGTTTCCATGTGACCTTACTCTCACGCTTCCATGTTTATCCTG AGAACATCGGTCCTGCTGTGAAGGATGATGGGAAGTCTAATCAAAAGACATTTAAATATGTTACCAGCATTGTCTGCTCATTTTTGTCACAGATTGGCGATGATTCTCTTGTTTTCCAGATGCTGGAGAAGATGATTGTCGATCAGATA TGTGGCGAAACACTGATGGACAATAAGTGTGCTCTTCTGAGATTGCTCATCACACTAGACTCAAGACCAACTAGACTTACTGATCAGAGTATTGTCAAAATAAGCCATGTCCTTCCACAATACTTGACCGACATTGTTTCA AATGTTCGGGAAGGTGAtcatgaagaaaaaagaagacgATATTACCTATTACCTTCCTTTTATCTGTTTCAACGTAGCAAAAGACTACTAAATCTTGTGTTAAATGTGATGGGATCTTGGGTTTCTAAGGTTAGTTCCTCACTTGGTACCCATCATCATTATCCCTCAGTTGATCGTTCAACTATGGTATGTTCCATCTGCTCCGTACTCCTCCACATGTATAAAGATGTCAAGATCCAACAAATTCTGTTGACGTGCGAGATTGAAATAGGGACTATGCTACAGAATCTGCTCAGTTTACTG TCTTCCGAAGGGACAAACTTGACCTTGGAGGAAAGGCACAAAATTCAGACTGCATATGATCGGTTGAGAGCTATTACAAATAATGATGTGGTGGGACACCCATAA
- the LOC105173986 gene encoding uncharacterized protein LOC105173986 isoform X2, whose translation MVKPKSQSKKPQKRGVDFKKIRRKIGRKLPPPKNATNTEIKSKAIVLPEQSIASEKAGLAVSKKGLTLKELLQQTSHHNIHVRKDALLGIRDILLKHPAELKLHKLAIIEKLRERIGDDDKLVRELLYQLFKSVIFPGCAKDNQGPLVSLMMAYIFSAMTHLAIDVRLMAFKFFDLVVQFYPPSFSLYAEKILQNYEDMLRKNKFLEEKSKLKSTLAGLIRCLSLLPSNEREDHSAVKNDIPTPDVLHAFEPEVAREPIGLTDISKKLKDLLPILVGCFQDFMPLVDSTPQPDLQSCDCMQFILQSIDLIVGFLVSGTYGSEPDPQVLPPCQKPDITTYDQFLSPMLLKKLWDVFPLHLVHLSGKDEDRIFMLNTVIAKIFLQLRNWDCSSFALLEKFLEFVEGSLSIKIQSGKVFHEKHLLPVIPYIPKLTMQISGDWRSRILQERSWLYLHPSDPALVEYQIAWIQDLPLLLLLLDDKNPLCSKAVLRLLLLVGQATPADSPLSQEFDTLQCSFGGFFSRQNENGICYGPFVRLAADIQELAICCLYYFSFMDSQFLQSLISCCLCDDLEPYLVLRILEVLHSAFRAGHIQFPDYTSFHVTLLSRFHVYPENIGPAVKDDGKSNQKTFKYVTSIVCSFLSQIGDDSLVFQMLEKMIVDQICGETLMDNKCALLRLLITLDSRPTRLTDQSIVKISHVLPQYLTDIVSNVREGDHEEKRRRYYLLPSFYLFQRSKRLLNLVLNVMGSWVSKVSSSLGTHHHYPSVDRSTMVCSICSVLLHMYKDVKIQQILLTCEIEIGTMLQNLLSLLSSEGTNLTLEERHKIQTAYDRLRAITNNDVVGHP comes from the exons ATGGTGAAACCTAAATCCCAATCCAAAAAGCCCCAGAAACGCGGGGTGGACTTCAAA AAAATTAGGCGGAAAATCGGCAGGAAATTGCCGCCCCCAAAGAATGCAACAAACACTGAAATAAAATCGAAAGCGATTGTTCTTCCAGAGCAAAGTATAGCGTCTGAAAAAGCTGGTTTAGCAGTAAGCAAAAAGGGATTGACACTCAAGGAGCTTCTTCAGCAGACAAGCCATCACAATATACATGTCCGAAAAG ATGCGCTGCTAGGTATCAGAGATATATTGCTTAAGCATCCAGCTGAGCTGAAGTTGCATAAACTTGCTATTATAGAGAAACTGCGTGAGCGAATTGGTGATGATGACAAGTTGGTTCGTGAGCTGCTGTATCAACTGTTCAAGTCAGTAATTTTCCCTGGCTGCGCAAAG GATAACCAAGGACCATTAGTTTCCCTGATGATGGCATATATTTTTAGTGCTATGACCCATTTAGCAATTGATGTGCGTTTGATGGCTTTCAAATTTTTCGACCTTGTTGTCCAGTTTTACCCCCCTTCATTTTCCTTGTATGCTGAAAAG ATTCTCCAAAACTATGAAGACATGTTACGGAAGAACAAATTTTTAGAGGAGAAGAGCAAATTAAAGAGCACTCTAGCTGGATTGATTCGTTGCTTATCACTGTTGCCATCTAATGAGAGAGAAGATCACTCGGCAGTTAAAAAT GATATTCCAACTCCTGACGTTCTTCATGCTTTTGAGCCTGAGGTTGCTAGAGAACCTATTG GGCTTACTGACATTTCCAAGAAATTGAAGGATCTTTTGCCCATTCTTGTCGGTTGCTTCCAGGATTTCATGCCATTGGTTGACAGTACCCCCCAACCGGATCTGCAATCATGTGATTGTATGCAATTTATTCTTCAGAGCATAGATCTCATAGTTGGGTTTTTGGTTAGCGGGACTTATGGAAGTGAACCAGATCCACAAGTTCTTCCACCTTGTCAGAAGCCTGATATTACCACATATGATCAATTTCTATCACCAATGTTGTTAAAGAAATTATGGGATGTTTTTCCCCTCCACCTGGTTCATCTCTCTGGGAAG GATGAAGATCGAATCTTCATGCTAAATACTGTAAttgccaaaatatttttgcagttGAGGAACTGGGACTGCTCTTCCTTTGCTTTGTTGGAAAAGTTCCTGGAATTCGTTGAAGGTTCACTGTCTATAAAG ATACAATCGGGTAAAGTGTTTCATGAAAAACATTTGCTTCCAGTCATACCATACATTCCAAAATTAACAATGCAAATTAGTGGTGACTGGAGGTCTCGTATTCTTCAG GAAAGGAGCTGGCTTTATCTCCATCCAAGTGATCCTGCATTAGTAGAATATCAGATTGCTTGGATACAGGATCTTCCTTTATTGCTGTTATTGTTGGACGACAAAAACCCATTATGTTCCAAG GCTGTGTTGCGCCTTCTACTTCTTGTGGGACAAGCTACTCCAGCTGACTCTCCATTATCTCAGGAATTTGATACTTTGCAGTGCAGTTTTGGAGGTTTTTTTAGCAGACAAAATGAGAATG GCATATGCTATGGTCCATTCGTGAGGCTCGCAGCAGATATTCAGGAGCTTGCCATCTGTTGCCTTtattatttctctttcatGGACTCCCAGTTTCTGCAGTCACTAATCTCATGTTGCTTAT GTGATGATCTCGAGCCATATTTGGTTCTCCGTATCTTAGAAGTTCTGCACTCCGCCTTTAGAGCTGGACATATCCAATTTCCAGATTACACAAGTTTCCATGTGACCTTACTCTCACGCTTCCATGTTTATCCTG AGAACATCGGTCCTGCTGTGAAGGATGATGGGAAGTCTAATCAAAAGACATTTAAATATGTTACCAGCATTGTCTGCTCATTTTTGTCACAGATTGGCGATGATTCTCTTGTTTTCCAGATGCTGGAGAAGATGATTGTCGATCAGATA TGTGGCGAAACACTGATGGACAATAAGTGTGCTCTTCTGAGATTGCTCATCACACTAGACTCAAGACCAACTAGACTTACTGATCAGAGTATTGTCAAAATAAGCCATGTCCTTCCACAATACTTGACCGACATTGTTTCA AATGTTCGGGAAGGTGAtcatgaagaaaaaagaagacgATATTACCTATTACCTTCCTTTTATCTGTTTCAACGTAGCAAAAGACTACTAAATCTTGTGTTAAATGTGATGGGATCTTGGGTTTCTAAGGTTAGTTCCTCACTTGGTACCCATCATCATTATCCCTCAGTTGATCGTTCAACTATGGTATGTTCCATCTGCTCCGTACTCCTCCACATGTATAAAGATGTCAAGATCCAACAAATTCTGTTGACGTGCGAGATTGAAATAGGGACTATGCTACAGAATCTGCTCAGTTTACTG TCTTCCGAAGGGACAAACTTGACCTTGGAGGAAAGGCACAAAATTCAGACTGCATATGATCGGTTGAGAGCTATTACAAATAATGATGTGGTGGGACACCCATAA
- the LOC105173987 gene encoding receptor-like kinase TMK3 produces MEGCIRIAFLVSFFVFSVSVVRGVTDPKDLAVLNQFRKGLENAELLQWPATGDDPCGPPSWPHIYCSGNRVSQIQVRGLGLKGPLPENFNQLSMLSNIGLQQNQFSGNLPSFSGLAQLRYAYLDYNNFDTIPSDFFKGLVNLEVLALDYNPLNATTGWSLPSDVQSSAQLKNLTLMSCNVAGPLPEFLGNMSSLEVLKLSLNRLVATMESLTSLWLHGNHFSGKIPDNIGDLVSLQDLNLNRNDLFGLIPDSLANMALAHLDLNNNRFMGPMPKFKAVNATYESNPFCLPNPGAPCAPDVMALLEFLDGVNYPSRLVQSWSGNNPCQVSWLGIGCDPSGNIITINLPNYNLSGILSPSIAALGSLTHIYLESNNLSGPIPTNWTSLKSLTLLNLGENNISPPLPRFSSNVKLVLEGNSLLNSNPPGASPSGSNGTSDSQGSPSRPNSAGSTYEPTGGKHSNKLLVIVAPVASFALLVVLVLPVSIYFYKKRKEGQPAPSSLVIHPRDPSDSDNTVKIVVADGTNRSASSLTTSSPASLNSSGSHVVEAGNLVISIQVLRNVTKNFAPENELGRGGFGVVYKGELDDGTKIAVKRMEAGVISSKALDEFQSEIAVLSKVRHRHLVSLLGYSIAGNERILVYEYLSQGALSKHLFHWKKLQLEPLSWKRRLNIALDVARGMEYLHTLAHQSFIHRDLKSSNILLGDDFRAKVSDFGLVKLAPDGEKSVVTRLAGTFGYLAPEYAVTGKITTKADVFSFGVVLMELLTGMMALDEDRPEESQYLVAWFWHIKSSKDKLMAAIDPALDAKEEKLESISIVAELAGHCTAREPNQRPDMGHAVNVLASLVEKWKPLADDTEEYCGIDYSLPLNQMVKDWQEAESKDVSYMDLEDSKGSIPARPAGFAESFTSVDGR; encoded by the exons ATGGAGGGTTGTATCCGGATAGCATTTCTTGTGTCTTTCTTTGTGTTTAGTGTTTCAGTTGTTCGTGGTGTTACAGACCCCAaagatttagctgttctgAATCAGTTCAGGAAAGGTCTGGAAAATGCTGAGCTCTTGCAATGGCCGGCCACTGGAGATGACCCTTGTGGTCCTCCGAGTTGGCCTCACATATACTGTTCTGGCAACAGGGTTTCGCAGATTCAGGTTAGAGGTTTGGGTTTAAAGGGCCCTTTGCCTGAGAATTTCAATCAGTTGTCTATGTTGTCGAATATAGGTCTTCAACAGAACCAGTTTAGTGGGAATTTGCCATCTTTTAGTGGGTTGGCGCAATTGCGGTACGCTTATTTGGATTACAACAATTTTGACACAATCCCATCAGATTTCTTTAAAGGGCTTGTGAATTTGGAGGTTTTGGCATTGGATTATAACCCTCTGAATGCCACCACTGGGTGGTCATTGCCGTCTGACGTGCAGAGTTCAGCTCAGCTGAAAAATCTTACTCTGATGAGTTGCAACGTGGCTGGTCCTTTGCCTGAATTCTTGGGAAATATGTCCTCTTTGGAGGTCTTGAAGTTGTCGTTAAATCGACTTGTGGCGACCATGGAGTCACTCACTAGTCTTTGGCTACATGGGAACCATTTTTCAGGTAAAATACCTGACAACATTGGTGATTTAGTTTCTTTGCAGGATCTTAATCTCAATAGGAATGATCTTTTTGGTCTCATTCCTGATAGCTTGGCAAACATGGCATTAGCTCATTTGGATTTGAATAACAATCGTTTCATGGGTCCTATGCCGAAATTCAAAGCTGTTAATGCAACCTATGAATCAAACCCTTTCTGTCTTCCTAATCCAGGTGCTCCTTGTGCCCCAGATGTTATGGCTTTGTTAGAGTTTCTTGATGGGGTGAATTACCCCTCCAGGCTTGTCCAGTCATGGTCAGGTAATAATCCATGCCAAGTTTCCTGGCTAGGAATAGGGTGTGATCCCAGTGGAAATATCATTACCATAAACTTACCCAATTATAATCTTTCTGGCATATTAAGCCCTTCAATTGCAGCCCTTGGTTCCCTCACTCATATTTATCTTGAGTCCAACAACCTGTCAGGCCCAATTCCGACGAACTGGACTAGTTTGAAATCTTTGACACTGTTGAATTTGGGTGAGAACAATATCTCGCCTCCTCTTCCAAGATTTAGTAGCAATGTAAAGCTTGTTTTAGAAGGGAACTCTCTATTAAACTCCAATCCTCCTGGAGCATCCCCGTCCGGAAGTAATGGCACGTCGGATTCTCAGGGTTCACCGTCTAGACCTAACTCTGCCGGTTCTACATATGAACCCACTGGAGGAAAGCACTCCAATAAGTTACTTGTAATTGTAGCCCCAGTTGCAAGTTTTGCACTTCTGGTGGTCTTGGTTTTGCCAGtttctatttatttctataaaaagagaaaagagggACAACCTGCTCCAAGCTCCCTTGTGATTCATCCACGAGATCCATCTGATTCAGATAACACGGTCAAGATTGTGGTTGCAGATGGCACAAATAGAAGTGCTTCTTCCTTGACCACTAGTAGTCCTGCAAGTTTGAATAGTAGTGGATCTCATGTGGTCGAGGCCGGAAATCTGGTCATATCAATTCAAGTTCTTCGAAACGTGACCAAGAATTTTGCGCCAGAAAACGAACTTGGTCGTGGTGGTTTTGGGGTCGTTTACAAGGGAGAATTGGATGATGGAACTAAAATAGCAGTAAAAAGAATGGAGGCCGGGGTAATTAGCAGCAAGGCGTTGGATGAATTTCAATCTGAAATTGCTGTTCTGTCTAAAGTTCGTCACAGGCATTTGGTATCTCTTTTGGGATATTCAATTGCCGGAAATGAAAGAATTCTGGTTTATGAGTACTTGTCTCAGGGGGCTCTTAGCAAGCATCTTTTTCATTGGAAGAAATTGCAGCTGGAGCCTCTCTCTTGGAAGAGGAGGCTAAATATTGCCCTCGATGTTGCTAGAGGAATGGAGTATCTTCACACTCTAGCGCACCAGAGTTTCATACACAGAGACCTTAAATCTTCAAACATCTTACTCGGGGATGACTTTCGAGCAAAAGTATCAGATTTTGGTCTGGTTAAACTTGCTCCTGATGGAGAGAAATCGGTAGTCACTCGGCTAGCTGGAACTTTTGGATACTTGGCCCCTGAATATGCTG TCACAGGTAAAATCACGACAAAAGCAGACGTCTTCAGTTTTGGTGTTGTGCTGATGGAGCTATTAACTGGAATGATGGCACTTGATGAGGACAGGCCTGAGGAAAGCCAATACTTAGTTGCATGGTTCTGGCACATCAAATCAAGCAAAGACAAGCTAATGGCAGCAATAGACCCAGCCCTTGACGCCAAAGAAGAAAAGTTAGAGAGCATCTCCATTGTTGCTGAGCTTGCTGGTCACTGCACGGCAAGAGAACCCAACCAACGACCCGACATGGGCCATGCCGTTAATGTCCTGGCCTCCCTTGTAGAGAAGTGGAAACCACTTGCTGATGATACGGAGGAGTATTGCGGTATCGACTATAGCCTCCCACTTAACCAAATGGTCAAGGATTGGCAAGAAGCTGAATCAAAAGATGTGAGCTATATGGACCTCGAGGATAGTAAGGGTAGCATCCCGGCTAGACCTGCTGGATTTGCTGAGTCCTTCACCTCAGTCGATGGGCGGTAG
- the LOC105173988 gene encoding uncharacterized protein LOC105173988, with product MGLLSNRIERKSLKPGDHIYSWRTAYIYAHHGIYVGDDKVIHFTRRGQEVGTGTVLDLLLVSSGPTRSHVPCPTCVPAAEGHGVVSSCLDCFLAGGILYRFEYAVSPALFLAKARGGTCTLAVSDPDDVVIHRAKYLLDNGFGCYNVFKNNCEDFAIYCKTGLLVLDQSTMGQSGQAVSIIGGPLAAVLSTPLRFVTTNVYGMVATAVGVYCASRYAADIGMRMDVVKIPVEDLTRRLATGMLQVLEPSLAALPAPAN from the exons ATGGGGCTGCTCTCTAATag AATCGAAAGGAAAAGCCTCAAACCAGGGGATCACATATATTCATGGCGCACTGCTTATATCTATGCTCATCACG GGATCTATGTTGGGGATGATAAAGTGATACATTTCACGAGGCGCGGCCAAGAAGTGGGGACTGGGACTGTGTTAGATCTCCTTTTGGTGAGCTCAGGACCTACTCGATCTCATGTGCCATGCCCCACCTGTGTCCCTGCGGCAGAGGGCCATGGGGTGGTCTCCTCATGTTTGGATTGCTTCCTTGCCGGTGGCATTTTATACCGCTTTGAGTATGCTGTCAGCCCTGCTCTTTTTCTTGCAAAAGCGCGAGGAGGAACTTGTACGCTGGCTGTCTCAGATCCTGATGATGTGGTGATTCATCGTGCCAAGTACCTGCTTGACAACGGGTTTGGGTGCTATAATGTTTTCAAGAACAATTGTGAAGACTTTGCTATTTACTGCAAAACAGGATTGCTTGTGCTGGATCAAAGTACAATGGGGCAAAGTGGACAAGCCGTGTCCATCATAGGTGGACCCCTTGCGGCTGTCTTATCTACACCACTGCGTTTCGTCACCACCAATGTTTATGGGATGGTAGCTACTGCCGTTGGAGTTTATTGTGCTAGCCGTTATGCTGCGGACATTGGTATGAGGATGGATGTTGTGAAAATTCCTGTCGAGGATCTTACAAGGAGGTTAGCCACAGGGATGCTTCAGGTCCTTGAACCAAGTCTTGCAGCTCTACCAGCTCCTGCTAATTAG